CGGGCCAAGGAGTTGGCCGAGGGGGCATAGGCATGGATCTGGCGTCCCTGCGCCGCTGGTGGCCGCTCGCGCTGGTGATCGGCCTGCTCGGCCTCGCCGCGCTGTCCGCCGGCCACTCGTCGCTCCAGATCGGCCAGGTCGAGTCCGGCACGGCCGCGCCGCCGCCCGCCGCGCAGGAAGACTTCAGCACCCCGGTCACGCCGACGTTCGAGCCGACGCCCGACGAGGTCGCCGCGGCCGAGCCCGACGAGCTGCCCGGCTGGCTCGCACCGGCGGCCGCGGTGCTCTGCGGCGTGGTCGTGCTCGCCGTCATCGTGCTGGTGGTCTGGCTGCTGGTCCGCGACGGGCTGCGCCGGTTGCGCCGCCGCCCGGTCCGCTACACCGAGGAGAGACAGCCCGCGCCCAACGCCGACCAGGTGGTCGCCGCCGTCGACGCGGGCCTGACCGATCTCTCCGACACCGACGGTGATCCACGCCGGGCGGTGATCGCGTGCTGGCTGCGGCTGGAGCAGGCGGCCGCCGCGGCCGGCACACCGCGGCAGGTCGGCGACAGCCCGACCGACCTGGTCGCCCGGCTGCTGGGCGCACACCAGATCAGCGCCGACGTGCTGGCCGCACTGGCCAACGTCTACCGCGAGGCGCGCTACGCCACCCACTCCGTCGACGACCGGATGCGCAACCAGGCCCGCTCGGCATTGCAGCGGATTCGCACCGAGCTGACCGCCGAGGTGCCGGTATGACGCACCCCGCCACCGCCGACTACGACGACGATCTCGACCGGGTCGACGACGAGACGCTGATCGACGACCTCTTCACGTTCGAGGCCGACGAGGAGCCCGGCCCGCTGGCCGACCGCTCCGGCACCGGGCTGCGCTGGTGGATCAAGGCCGTGTTCGTGGCCGCCGCGCTGGCCGCGGTCGCCGTGTTCGGCTTGCGGCTGTTCGGCTACACCGTGCCGGCGCCGGCGGTGGTCGGCGTGATCGTCGCGCTGATCGCGCTGCGCCGGGTCACCACCTCGCTGGTGCCGCCGCAGCTCACCCGCAACCGCCGGCGGTCTGCCGTGAGCGCCGAAGACGGCACCTACAACTTCACCGACCGCGACGCGCTGCGCACGGTGGTCGGCCGCTGGGAACGGCTGCTGCACCGGGCCGGCTCCGACAACGGCTCCGCCCGGGCAGTCCAGCGCACCCTCGCCGACCTGGTCGACGAGCGGCTCCGGCAGAAGCACGGGCTGACCCGCGCCGGCGACCCGGAGCGGGCCCGCACGCTGCTCGGCGAACAGCTCTGGGCGTTCCTCGCCACCCCGCCCACCCGCAACCTGGCGCCGCGCGACGCGGCGGCGTACATCCAGTCATTGGAGAGGTTATGAAGGACCTGGTCCCCGTGCCCGTCTACGAGGTCGGCCGGCTGGCGCGGGCGGTGCTCGACTCGGTCGGCACCGTGGTGGTGGGCAAGCGTGACTCGCTGGAGCTGGTGCTGGCCGGCATCCTGGCCGGCGGTCACGTGCTGCTCGAAGACCTGCCGGGTCTGGGCAAGACGCTGACCGCGCGCTCGTTCGCGCAGGCGCTCGGGCTCGACTTCCGCCGGTTGCAGTTCACCCCCGACCTGCTGCCCGCCGACGTGACCGGCTCGTTCCTCTACGACCAGCGGCGGGCCGACTTCAGCTTCCGGGCCGGGCCGGTGTTCACCAACCTGCTGCTCGCCGACGAGATCAACCGGACGCCGCCGAAGACCCAGTCGGCGCTGCTCGAGGCCATGCAGGAGAAGCAGGTCTCGGTCGAGGGCGTGACCTACCGGCTCGACCCGCCGTTCCACGTGCTGGCGACCGCCAACCCGATCGAATACGAGGGCACCTACCCGCTGCCCGAGGCCCAGCTCGACCGGTTCCTGCTGCGGGTCTCGTTCGGCTATCCCAACCGCGACGAGGAGTGGATCGTCCTACAGCGCCGGATGTCGCGCCGGCAGGAAGAGGCCGAGCTCCAGCCGGTCGTCGACGCCGGCACGCTGCGCGGCATGCAGGCGGCGATCGAAGACGTCGCGGTCGAAGACTCGATCGGCCGCTACATCGTCGAGCTGACCGCCGCGACCCGCGAGCACGCGTCGGTGCTGGTCGGCGCCTCGCCGCGTGGCTCGCTGGCGCTGCTGCTGCTGGCCCGGGCCAAGGCGGTGCTCGCCGGCCGCGACTTCGTGGTGCCCGAAGACGTCAAGGAGGTGGCGCTGCCGGCGCTCGCCCACCGGATCACGCTGCGGCCGGAGATGTGGCTCCGCCGGGTCGACCCGTCGTTCGTCGTCGCCGAGGTGCTGGAGCAGACACCGGCACCGGCCAGTGGCGCCCTGCCGAGCTACAACGCGACCAACGGCGGCGTACGCCTGGCCGAGGTCCCGGCGCCGTCCCGGCACGCTTCGCAATGAGCCTGCTCGCGGAGGTCGAGGCTGCGCCGGCTCCAGCGGAGGCGGCGTCAGACGAGCCGCAGTGGGTGCCGACCCGCGCGCTCGGCCGGGCCGTGCTGCTCACCGGCCTGCTGCTGATCGCCGGTGTGCTGCTCGGCCGGGTCGATCTGGTGGTGATCGCGGCGCCGTTCGCGATCGGCACCGCCTTCGCCATGCGGCGCCGTCCGGGCGCGATGCCCAAGGTCCGGCTCGGCACCGACGACAACCACCACGTCGAGGGCGCCGCGCTGACCGCCGGCGTCCAGGTGGTCAACCGCGACACCGTCGGCTACGACCTGGTCGTCGTGCGTACCCTCGTCTCGCCCTGGCTCAAGGTCGAGAAGGCCGACCGGCCCCACGTGATCACCGTCGCCCGCGGTGGATCCAAGGAGATCGAGCTCGACGGCGAGGCGCAGCGCTGGGGCCGGCACCCGCTCGGCCCGGCCTCGGCCCGGATCACCGCCTGCGACGGGCTGATCGCCGGCCGGCCGGTGGTCAGCGGCGCCCGCAACGTGCGGGTCTACCCGATGACCGAGCCGTTCGACGCCGACGAGGCGATGCCGAGAGCCGCCGGCCTGGTCGGTGGCCACCGCTCCCGCCGGCCGGGCGAGGGCGGCGAGCTGGCCGGCGTGCGGATCTTCGGCCCCGGCGACCGGCTGCGCCGGATCGACTGGCGGGTCTCGCTGCGCACCGAGCGGCTGCACGTCGCCGCCACCCTCTCCGACCGTGACGCCGAGGTCGTGCTGCTGCTCGACGTGCTCAACGAGGCCGGCCGCTCCGGCGGGGTCAACGGCTCCGCCTCGGTGATCGACACGACGGTCCGGTCGGCCGCCGCGATCGCCGAGCACTACCTGCACCGCGGCGACCGGGTCTCGCTGCTCGAATACGGCCCGATCGCGCGCCGGCTCCGCCCGGCCACCGGCCGCCGCCAATACCTGACGGTGCTGGAGTGGCTGCTCGACGTGAAGGTCTACCCGGCCGACTTCCAGCCCTATGACACCGTGTTCGGCTCGCAGGTGCTCTCGCACAACGCGCTGGTCGTGGTGCTCACCCCGCTGATCGACACCCGCTCGGCGGAGATGCTGGCCCAGCTCTCCCGCTCCGGCCGCTACGTGGTGGCCGTCGACACCCTGCCCGACCAGGCCGCACCGCCGGTCCGGAGCCCGTGGACCGAGATCGCCACCCGGATCTGGCGGCTCGAACGCGACAACATGATCGGCCAGCTCCGCGAGCACGGCGTGCCGGTGGTGTCCTGGGCCGGCGCCGGCAGCCTCGACGCCGTCCTGCGCGACGTCGCCCGGCTGGCCTCGGGCCCGAAGGCGGTGGGTCGATGATCGGGGCACTCACCGGCCGGTTCCGCGCGGCGCAGCGCACCGTCACCCGGGCCACGCTGGTCCCCCTGCTGGTCCGCAGCGGCGTGTTCGTGGCGTTCCTGGCGGCGATGGGCTTCGCCTTCCCGCCGGCGGTCTTCTTCGCGCGTACCCTCGCCGCTCTCGTGATCCTGGCCGCCATCCCGGCCCTCGCGCCGCGCGGGGTGACCACCACGCTCCTGATCATCGCCATCGTGGTCGCCTGGGTGGTGGTCACCGCCCAGGTGACCGACGGCATCCAGCTCTGGCGGCTGCTCGGCCTGTCGACGACGCTCTACCTGGGTCACACGCTGGCCGCGCTGGCGGCGGTGCTGCCGAGCGACGCGGCGGTCGCGCCCGAAGTGCTGGCCCGCTGGGTGGCCCGGGCGGCGGCGGTGGTGCTGGCCGCGGCGGTCTGCGGCGTGCTGCTGCTCTCGATCGCCGGGATCGGCGACGGCCAGGTGCTCACGGTGGCCGGGCTCGCCGGCCTTGTGGTGGCCGTCACGGTCGCAGCAGTGCTCGGGTGGCTAGTCAAGCGTCGAACCTGAACAGTAATGGAGGTCACGTTGTTGTCCTCCATCACAAACGGCCCTTTGGATGCGAAATCCGGAGCCCGAAAGGGGATCGTTGATGTCGTGAGACGTCAACGGATTCTCGTGGTCGGTGCCGGGCACGTCGGGCTGTACGCCGCTCTTCGCATGGAGAAGAAGCTGCGCTCCCGCGAGGCCGAGGTAATCGTCGTCGATCCCCAGCCGCACATGACCTACCAGCCGTTCCTGCCGGAGGCCTCGGCGGGCAACATCTCCCCGCGCCACTCCGTGGTGCCGCTGCGCCGGGAGCTGAAGAACTGCACCGTCGTCGCGGGAACCGTCACCAACGTCGCCCACGACCGCAAGGTCGCCACCGTGCAGCCGATCGTCGGGCCGCCGCGCGAGATCGAATACGACCACATCATCGTGGCGCCGGGCTCCGTCTCCCGCACGCTGCCGATCCCCGGCCTACGCGAGCACGGCATCGGCTTCAAGACCATCGGCGAGGCCATCTACCTGCGCAACCACGTGCTCGACCAGCTCGACGTGGCCGCCGCGACCACCGACCCGGCGGTCCGTGAGCGGGCGCTGACCTTCGTCTTCGTCGGCGGCGGCTACGCCGGCATCGAGGCGCTGGCCGAGATGGAAGACATGGCGCACGACGCGGTGCGGCGCTACTACCCGGAGCTGTCGACCGACGAGATGCACTGGGTGCTCGTCGAGGCGACCAACCGGGTGCTGCCCGAGGTCGACCGCGACATGGGCGCCTACACCGTGCAGGTGCTGCTCAAGCGCAAGCTCGACATCCGCCTCGGCACCCGCCTGGAGTCGTGCGTCGACGGCGTGGTCAAGCTCTCCGACGGCGACAGCATGCCGGCCGACACGATCGTCTGGACCGCCGGCGTGAAGCCGTCGCCGATGCTCGACGGGGTCGACCTGCCCCGCGACGAGCGCGGCCGGCTGACCGCCAACGCGTCGCTCCAGGTCGTCGACGGCGACCAGGTCGTCGAGGGCGCCTGGACGGCCGGCGACTGCGCCGCCGTCCCCGACCTCACGGGTGCGCCGGGCGCGCTCTGCTCGCCGAGCGCCCAGCACGCGGTGCGCCAGGCCAAGCAGCTAGCCGACAACATCCGCCGGGTGATCCGCGGCCACCAGCCGGTCGACTACAAGCACAAGCACGTCGGCAGCGTGGCCAGCCTGGGCCTGCACAAGGGCGTGGCCCAGGTCTACGGCATCAAGCTGACCGGCATCGTGGCCTGGCTGATGCACCGCGCCTACCACCTGAGCCGGATCCCGTCGACGAACCGCAAGGCCCGGGTTCTGGTCGACTGGACCCTGGCGCTGTTCCTGCGCCGCGAGGTGGTCTCGCTCGGCCAGTTGCACGCGCCCAAGGAGGAGTTCACCGACGTGACTCCGCACATCGATCCGCCGCCGGCGGTGGTGCCCGAGCGGGTGCCGGTCGGCGCCGGTCGCAGATAAAGCTACGGGGCGTCCCTCACGAGGGGACGCCCCGTTTTTGTTTGCGCTAGGCCAGGCTGTAGGCGATGCCGTCGAGGATGTCGTGTTCTGAGGCGATCACCGAGGACATGCCGGCGCGTTCCATGATGATCCGCAGGACCAGGGCGCCGGCGCCGATCACGTCCGCCCGGCCCGGGTGCATGATCGGGTTTTCCAGGCGTTCGGCCGGGGTCTTCGAGAGCAGGTCGGCGGTCACCTTGGCCACGTCGTCGTAGCTGACCCGGGCGTGGTGGATCCGCCCCGGGTCGTAGCCCGGCAGGTCCAGCGCGATGCCCACCACCGTGGTGACCGAGCCGGCCAGGCCGACCAGCGTCGCCGCGTCGCGGCCCGGCACCGCCGCCAGCGCCCGGTCGACGGCCGCCGCGATATCGGCCTCCGCCGCCGCCACCTCGGCCGCCGTGGGTGGGGTGCTGTGCAGGTGCCGCTCGGTCATCCGGACGCAGCCGATGTCGACCGAGATCGCCGCGTCGGGGCCGGCGTCGGACGAGCCGGTGACGAACTCGGTCGAGCCGCCGCCGATGTCGACGATCAGGAACGGGGTCGGCTCGACCAGGCCGCGCACCGCGCCCGTGTAGGACAGCCGGGCCTCCTCGTCGCCGGTGACCACCTCGGGGGCCACGCCGAGCGTGGTCAGCACCATGTCGGTGAAGTCGACCGCGTTGGCCGCGTCGCGCGACGCCGAGGTCGCGCACATCCGCACCCGCGAGGCGCCCAGCGCCCTCAGTTGCGCGGTGTAGTCGGCCAGCGCGACCCGGGTCCGCTCGATCGCCTCCGGTGCCAGCCGGCCGGTCTGGTCGACGCCCTGGCCGAGCCGGACGATCTCCATCCGGCGGGTCACGTCGACCAGGTGCCCGTCGGGGCCCACGTCGGCGACGAGCAGGCGGATGGAGTTGGTCCCACAGTCGATGGCAGCTACCCGGGTCACAAGGTCGACACTACGAGAGGTGGAGCAGCATCCGGGTGTTGCCCAGGGTGTTCGGCTTGACGCGTTCGAGGTCGAGGAACTCCGCGACACCTTCGTCGTACGAGCGCAGGAGCTGCTCATACACCGTTGGTGGCACCGGGGCCCCGTCGATCTCGCGGAAACCGAAGCGGCCGAAGAACTCGGTCTCGAATGTGAGCACGAACACCCGGCGGACGCCGACGTCGCGCGCGGCGGCGATCAGGGCGGTCACTAGCTCGTACCCAATTTTGCGGCC
This genomic interval from Asanoa ferruginea contains the following:
- a CDS encoding DUF4129 domain-containing protein — its product is MDLASLRRWWPLALVIGLLGLAALSAGHSSLQIGQVESGTAAPPPAAQEDFSTPVTPTFEPTPDEVAAAEPDELPGWLAPAAAVLCGVVVLAVIVLVVWLLVRDGLRRLRRRPVRYTEERQPAPNADQVVAAVDAGLTDLSDTDGDPRRAVIACWLRLEQAAAAAGTPRQVGDSPTDLVARLLGAHQISADVLAALANVYREARYATHSVDDRMRNQARSALQRIRTELTAEVPV
- a CDS encoding AAA family ATPase, giving the protein MKDLVPVPVYEVGRLARAVLDSVGTVVVGKRDSLELVLAGILAGGHVLLEDLPGLGKTLTARSFAQALGLDFRRLQFTPDLLPADVTGSFLYDQRRADFSFRAGPVFTNLLLADEINRTPPKTQSALLEAMQEKQVSVEGVTYRLDPPFHVLATANPIEYEGTYPLPEAQLDRFLLRVSFGYPNRDEEWIVLQRRMSRRQEEAELQPVVDAGTLRGMQAAIEDVAVEDSIGRYIVELTAATREHASVLVGASPRGSLALLLLARAKAVLAGRDFVVPEDVKEVALPALAHRITLRPEMWLRRVDPSFVVAEVLEQTPAPASGALPSYNATNGGVRLAEVPAPSRHASQ
- a CDS encoding DUF58 domain-containing protein — encoded protein: MSLLAEVEAAPAPAEAASDEPQWVPTRALGRAVLLTGLLLIAGVLLGRVDLVVIAAPFAIGTAFAMRRRPGAMPKVRLGTDDNHHVEGAALTAGVQVVNRDTVGYDLVVVRTLVSPWLKVEKADRPHVITVARGGSKEIELDGEAQRWGRHPLGPASARITACDGLIAGRPVVSGARNVRVYPMTEPFDADEAMPRAAGLVGGHRSRRPGEGGELAGVRIFGPGDRLRRIDWRVSLRTERLHVAATLSDRDAEVVLLLDVLNEAGRSGGVNGSASVIDTTVRSAAAIAEHYLHRGDRVSLLEYGPIARRLRPATGRRQYLTVLEWLLDVKVYPADFQPYDTVFGSQVLSHNALVVVLTPLIDTRSAEMLAQLSRSGRYVVAVDTLPDQAAPPVRSPWTEIATRIWRLERDNMIGQLREHGVPVVSWAGAGSLDAVLRDVARLASGPKAVGR
- a CDS encoding NAD(P)/FAD-dependent oxidoreductase, whose product is MRRQRILVVGAGHVGLYAALRMEKKLRSREAEVIVVDPQPHMTYQPFLPEASAGNISPRHSVVPLRRELKNCTVVAGTVTNVAHDRKVATVQPIVGPPREIEYDHIIVAPGSVSRTLPIPGLREHGIGFKTIGEAIYLRNHVLDQLDVAAATTDPAVRERALTFVFVGGGYAGIEALAEMEDMAHDAVRRYYPELSTDEMHWVLVEATNRVLPEVDRDMGAYTVQVLLKRKLDIRLGTRLESCVDGVVKLSDGDSMPADTIVWTAGVKPSPMLDGVDLPRDERGRLTANASLQVVDGDQVVEGAWTAGDCAAVPDLTGAPGALCSPSAQHAVRQAKQLADNIRRVIRGHQPVDYKHKHVGSVASLGLHKGVAQVYGIKLTGIVAWLMHRAYHLSRIPSTNRKARVLVDWTLALFLRREVVSLGQLHAPKEEFTDVTPHIDPPPAVVPERVPVGAGRR
- a CDS encoding Ppx/GppA phosphatase family protein — translated: MTRVAAIDCGTNSIRLLVADVGPDGHLVDVTRRMEIVRLGQGVDQTGRLAPEAIERTRVALADYTAQLRALGASRVRMCATSASRDAANAVDFTDMVLTTLGVAPEVVTGDEEARLSYTGAVRGLVEPTPFLIVDIGGGSTEFVTGSSDAGPDAAISVDIGCVRMTERHLHSTPPTAAEVAAAEADIAAAVDRALAAVPGRDAATLVGLAGSVTTVVGIALDLPGYDPGRIHHARVSYDDVAKVTADLLSKTPAERLENPIMHPGRADVIGAGALVLRIIMERAGMSSVIASEHDILDGIAYSLA
- a CDS encoding amino-acid N-acetyltransferase, which gives rise to MAEIVIRRARTGDVRAIRRLIDTFSTGGRLLSKATVTLYEDVLEFWVAVDGETVVGCGALHVMWEDLAEIRTVAVDAGHQGRKIGYELVTALIAAARDVGVRRVFVLTFETEFFGRFGFREIDGAPVPPTVYEQLLRSYDEGVAEFLDLERVKPNTLGNTRMLLHLS